The following proteins are co-located in the Streptomyces sp. DT2A-34 genome:
- the dnaN gene encoding DNA polymerase III subunit beta: protein MQFRIERTAFAEAVGWAARALPSRTPVPVLGGLLLAAGAGRLNVSGFDFEAAARIGVDAETASAGEVLVPGRRLLDICRVLPDGPVSCALEGTRFTVEAGGTEFGMSTLPREEYPALPSQPSVYGSVDAAAFATAVGQVAVAAGRDETLPVLTGVQLRLDGDSMTLSASDRYRYAVRRVGWKPEGDARASDGAVDALVPARRLLDAARSLARCGDVRVGLDRAAGGGLAGFEGGGMRAVVRLLDGRLPKYGSLFDMAGAAVAEVECGALTEAVRRVAVVAEASSPVRMDFSGDGSVLLRAGFGDDVATQRLPAVLSGAQEVTVAFNPAYLLDALNSFEAPRLRMELLGTGQRALLGAVSGGGAADASHQHLLMSVKQLV from the coding sequence ATGCAGTTCCGAATCGAGCGGACCGCCTTCGCCGAGGCCGTGGGGTGGGCGGCGCGAGCGCTGCCCTCGCGCACCCCGGTGCCGGTGCTGGGCGGCCTGCTGCTGGCGGCCGGCGCGGGACGGCTCAACGTCTCCGGCTTCGACTTCGAGGCCGCGGCGCGCATCGGGGTGGACGCGGAGACGGCGTCGGCCGGAGAGGTGCTCGTACCCGGGCGACGGCTGCTGGACATCTGCCGGGTGCTGCCGGACGGGCCGGTGAGCTGCGCCTTGGAGGGGACGCGGTTCACGGTGGAGGCGGGCGGCACCGAGTTCGGGATGTCGACGCTGCCGCGCGAGGAGTACCCGGCCCTGCCGTCCCAGCCGTCCGTGTACGGCAGTGTGGACGCCGCCGCGTTCGCGACGGCCGTCGGCCAGGTGGCCGTGGCGGCCGGCCGGGACGAGACGCTGCCGGTGCTGACCGGCGTACAGCTGCGCCTGGACGGCGACTCGATGACGCTGTCGGCGTCGGACCGGTATCGGTACGCCGTACGGCGGGTGGGGTGGAAGCCGGAGGGCGACGCGAGGGCCTCCGACGGTGCGGTGGACGCCCTGGTCCCCGCGCGGCGGCTGCTCGATGCCGCGCGGTCGCTGGCGCGGTGCGGAGACGTGCGGGTCGGGCTGGATCGCGCGGCAGGTGGAGGGCTGGCCGGGTTCGAGGGCGGGGGTATGCGGGCCGTCGTACGGCTGCTGGACGGGCGGCTGCCGAAGTACGGGTCGCTGTTCGACATGGCGGGGGCGGCGGTCGCGGAGGTGGAGTGCGGGGCGCTGACGGAGGCGGTGCGGCGGGTCGCCGTGGTGGCCGAGGCGAGCAGTCCCGTGCGGATGGACTTCTCCGGCGACGGGTCCGTGCTGCTGCGGGCGGGGTTCGGGGACGACGTGGCGACGCAGCGGTTGCCGGCGGTGCTGAGCGGCGCGCAGGAGGTCACCGTGGCCTTCAATCCGGCGTATCTGCTGGACGCGCTGAACTCCTTCGAGGCACCGCGGCTGCGGATGGAGCTGCTGGGGACGGGGCAGCGGGCGCTGCTCGGCGCCGTCTCGGGTGGAGGTGCGGCGGACGCGAGTCACCAGCATCTGCTCATGTCCGTGAAGCAACTGGTCTGA
- a CDS encoding sigma-70 family RNA polymerase sigma factor, with protein sequence MSDSTATTTTDLDVRLEKHRVELTGYCYRMLGSSFEAEDAVQDTMVRAWRSYEKFEGRSSLRSWLYRIATNVCLDMLTAGNKRARPMDLTESTPLAQAALSPRPDNTWLEPMPDSRVLPTTDDPAEAAVAKESVRLAFMAALQQLPPKQRAVLILREVLAWKASEVAELLGTTVASVNSALQRARATLAEQQQPGSDAAASDPLDDEQQKLLERYVAAFEGYDMTALTALLHEDAIMTMPPFDLWLTGVKDITGFMTTLGAPCAGSHLVPVQVNGLPGFAQYKPDPEAGGFTPWAVQVLEISDGRITGFHCFLDTKRWFPLFGLPLHLEAQADQVEEGV encoded by the coding sequence ATGAGCGACAGTACGGCGACGACGACAACGGACCTCGACGTCAGGCTGGAGAAACACCGCGTCGAACTGACCGGGTACTGCTACCGCATGCTCGGCTCGTCCTTCGAGGCCGAGGACGCGGTGCAGGACACGATGGTCCGCGCCTGGCGGAGCTACGAGAAGTTCGAGGGGCGCTCCAGCCTCCGGTCGTGGCTGTACCGCATCGCGACGAACGTGTGCCTGGACATGCTGACCGCCGGCAACAAGCGGGCTCGGCCGATGGACCTGACGGAGTCGACTCCGCTGGCCCAGGCGGCGCTCTCGCCCCGCCCGGACAACACCTGGCTGGAGCCGATGCCGGACAGCCGGGTGCTGCCCACCACCGACGACCCGGCGGAGGCGGCCGTCGCCAAGGAGTCGGTGCGGCTCGCCTTCATGGCCGCACTGCAGCAGCTGCCGCCCAAGCAGCGGGCGGTGCTGATCCTGCGCGAGGTGCTGGCCTGGAAGGCGAGCGAGGTCGCCGAGTTGCTCGGCACGACGGTCGCGTCGGTCAACAGCGCCCTGCAGCGGGCCCGCGCGACACTCGCCGAGCAACAGCAACCGGGCAGCGACGCCGCCGCCTCCGACCCGCTGGACGACGAGCAGCAAAAGCTCCTGGAGCGGTATGTCGCGGCCTTCGAGGGCTATGACATGACGGCGCTGACGGCCCTGCTGCACGAGGACGCCATCATGACGATGCCGCCGTTCGACCTGTGGCTGACCGGCGTCAAGGACATCACCGGCTTCATGACGACGCTCGGCGCCCCCTGCGCGGGCTCGCATCTGGTCCCGGTCCAGGTCAACGGGCTGCCGGGCTTCGCCCAGTACAAGCCGGACCCGGAGGCGGGCGGCTTCACCCCGTGGGCTGTGCAGGTGCTGGAGATATCAGACGGCCGGATCACCGGATTCCACTGCTTCCTCGACACCAAGCGCTGGTTCCCGCTGTTCGGGCTCCCCCTCCATCTCGAAGCGCAGGCCGACCAGGTCGAGGAGGGCGTGTAG
- a CDS encoding STAS domain-containing protein: MSSARPPGLPLVDAMTPAVLVLVGPVTRGEVAGLCDDVRALLEASEAGVVVCDVGGLGPPGLGAVDLLARLQLAARRAGGRIRLRDPDPALHALLDLVGLRFEMEGEPEQREPALGVEEAVESGDPAV, translated from the coding sequence ATGAGTTCCGCCCGCCCGCCCGGTCTACCGCTCGTGGACGCCATGACACCCGCTGTACTCGTGCTGGTCGGCCCCGTCACCCGGGGCGAGGTGGCAGGGCTGTGCGACGACGTGCGGGCGCTGCTGGAGGCCTCGGAGGCAGGGGTCGTGGTGTGTGACGTCGGAGGGCTCGGACCGCCGGGACTCGGCGCCGTCGACCTGCTGGCGCGGCTGCAGCTGGCCGCCCGGCGGGCCGGGGGCCGGATACGGCTGCGCGACCCGGACCCGGCCCTACACGCCCTCCTCGACCTGGTCGGCCTGCGCTTCGAGATGGAGGGGGAGCCCGAACAGCGGGAACCAGCGCTTGGTGTCGAGGAAGCAGTGGAATCCGGTGATCCGGCCGTCTGA
- a CDS encoding AEC family transporter, whose amino-acid sequence MQGVLTGFAVIAVVIGVGYAIGRRGYLGDHGREVLTKLAFHVASPALLFTTLAQTDLSVIFSSRLLVTALSTAAAAGVFVAVGAVRRWGVGRTTIGALCSSYVNSGNLGIPIAVYVLGDASLVAPVLLFQLVGVTPIALTVLDLSGEGEKGPLWRRLLTPLRNPIAVGSLAGVAVSAAGWKVPAPVLDPLTLIGGMSVPAVLLAFGISLCGSTMPGRGPDRHPVLLSVALKSVGQPAAAWALAAGVFGLRGAPLLDVVVTSALPAAQTLFTYASSYGVGERLARDSILLSTVLSVPVLVAVAALLG is encoded by the coding sequence GTGCAGGGGGTGTTGACCGGGTTCGCGGTGATCGCGGTCGTCATCGGGGTGGGCTATGCGATCGGCCGGCGCGGTTACCTCGGCGACCATGGCCGGGAGGTCCTCACCAAGCTGGCCTTCCATGTGGCCTCCCCCGCCCTGCTCTTCACCACGCTCGCGCAGACCGACCTCTCGGTGATCTTCTCCAGCCGCCTCCTCGTCACCGCGCTGAGCACGGCAGCGGCGGCCGGAGTCTTCGTCGCGGTGGGTGCCGTACGGCGCTGGGGCGTCGGCCGTACGACGATCGGCGCGCTGTGTTCCAGCTACGTCAACTCCGGCAACCTCGGCATCCCGATCGCGGTGTACGTCCTGGGCGACGCCTCGCTGGTGGCACCGGTGCTGCTGTTCCAGCTCGTCGGGGTCACCCCGATAGCCCTGACGGTCCTGGACCTCTCCGGCGAGGGCGAGAAGGGGCCGCTGTGGCGGCGGCTGCTGACGCCGTTGCGCAACCCGATCGCGGTCGGCTCGCTGGCGGGGGTGGCGGTCTCGGCGGCGGGGTGGAAGGTCCCGGCGCCCGTCCTGGACCCGCTGACCCTGATCGGCGGCATGTCGGTCCCGGCCGTCCTGCTGGCCTTCGGCATCTCCCTGTGCGGCAGCACGATGCCCGGCCGGGGGCCGGACCGCCATCCGGTGCTGCTGTCGGTCGCCCTGAAGTCGGTGGGCCAGCCGGCGGCGGCATGGGCGCTGGCTGCGGGGGTGTTCGGCCTGCGGGGCGCTCCGCTGCTGGACGTGGTGGTGACGTCGGCGCTGCCTGCCGCGCAGACCCTGTTCACGTATGCGTCGAGTTATGGGGTGGGTGAGCGGTTGGCGCGGGACTCGATTCTGCTGTCGACGGTGTTGTCGGTGCCGGTGTTGGTGGCGGTGGCGGCGTTGTTGGGATGA
- a CDS encoding thymidine phosphorylase — MDAISVIRTKRDRGELSDEQIDWVIDAYTRGEVADEQMSALAMAILLNGMNRREIARWTAAMIASGERMDFSSLSRPTADKHSTGGVGDKITLPLAPLVAACGAAVPQLSGRGLGHTGGTLDKLESIPGWRALLSNEEMLHVLDTTGAVICAAGDGLAPADKKLYALRDVTGTVEAIPLIASSIMSKKIAEGTGSLVLDVKVGTGAFMKTVEDARELASTMVGLGTDHGVKTVALLTDMSTPLGLTAGNALEVRESVEVLAGGGPSDVVELTIALAREMLEAAGVRDADPAKALADGSAMDVWRRMIAAQGGDPDAELPVAREQHVIKAPSSGVLTRLDAYDIGVAAWRLGAGRARKEDPVQAGAGIEMHAKPGDTVTEGQPLLTLHTDTPERFEYALQSVEGSYDIAAAGTDFTASPVVLERIA, encoded by the coding sequence ATGGACGCCATCTCCGTCATCCGCACCAAGCGGGACCGCGGCGAGCTCAGCGACGAGCAGATCGACTGGGTCATCGACGCGTACACCCGCGGGGAGGTCGCCGACGAGCAGATGTCCGCGCTCGCCATGGCGATCCTGCTCAACGGCATGAACCGCCGGGAGATCGCCCGCTGGACCGCCGCGATGATCGCCTCCGGCGAGCGCATGGACTTCTCGTCCCTGTCCCGCCCGACGGCCGACAAGCACTCCACGGGTGGCGTCGGCGACAAGATCACCCTCCCGCTGGCCCCCCTGGTCGCGGCCTGCGGTGCCGCCGTCCCCCAGCTCTCGGGCCGGGGCCTCGGCCACACGGGCGGCACGCTGGACAAGCTGGAGTCGATCCCCGGTTGGCGGGCCCTGCTCTCCAACGAGGAGATGCTGCACGTCCTGGACACCACGGGCGCGGTGATCTGCGCGGCGGGCGACGGCCTGGCCCCCGCGGACAAGAAGCTGTACGCACTCCGCGATGTGACGGGCACGGTCGAGGCCATCCCCCTGATCGCTTCCTCGATCATGTCGAAGAAGATCGCGGAGGGCACGGGCTCGCTGGTCCTGGACGTGAAGGTCGGCACGGGCGCCTTCATGAAGACCGTCGAGGACGCGCGCGAGCTGGCCTCGACGATGGTGGGCCTGGGCACGGACCACGGCGTGAAGACGGTGGCCCTGCTGACGGACATGTCGACGCCGCTGGGTCTGACGGCGGGCAACGCCCTGGAGGTCCGCGAGTCGGTCGAGGTCCTCGCGGGCGGCGGTCCCTCCGACGTGGTCGAGCTGACGATCGCCCTGGCCCGCGAAATGCTGGAAGCGGCGGGTGTCCGTGACGCCGACCCGGCGAAGGCCCTGGCCGACGGCTCGGCGATGGACGTCTGGCGCCGCATGATCGCGGCCCAGGGCGGCGACCCGGACGCGGAACTCCCGGTGGCCCGTGAGCAGCACGTGATCAAGGCCCCCTCCTCCGGTGTCCTGACCCGCCTCGACGCCTACGACATCGGCGTCGCCGCCTGGCGCCTGGGCGCCGGGCGCGCCCGCAAGGAGGACCCGGTGCAGGCCGGCGCGGGCATCGAGATGCACGCCAAGCCGGGCGACACGGTGACCGAGGGCCAGCCCCTGCTCACCCTGCACACGGACACGCCGGAGCGCTTTGAGTACGCGCTCCAGTCGGTGGAGGGTTCGTACGACATCGCGGCGGCGGGCACGGACTTCACGGCGTCGCCCGTCGTGCTGGAACGTATCGCCTGA
- a CDS encoding cytidine deaminase, translated as MTSAASHDVDWDKLRAAARDAMSRAYAPYSGYPVGVAALVDDGRTVTGCNVENASYGLGLCAECGLVSELQNTGGGRLTHFTCVDGKGDPLVPCGRCRQLLYEFGGPDLLLETPAGILPLSEMLPQAFGPGHLSK; from the coding sequence GTGACCTCGGCCGCCTCCCACGACGTCGACTGGGACAAGCTGCGCGCGGCGGCCCGGGACGCCATGTCCCGCGCGTACGCCCCGTACTCCGGCTACCCGGTCGGCGTCGCGGCCCTGGTCGACGACGGCCGTACGGTCACCGGCTGCAACGTCGAGAACGCGTCGTACGGCCTCGGCCTGTGCGCCGAGTGCGGACTGGTCTCGGAGCTGCAGAACACGGGGGGCGGCCGGCTGACGCACTTCACCTGCGTCGACGGCAAGGGCGACCCCCTCGTCCCGTGCGGCCGCTGCCGACAGCTGCTGTACGAGTTCGGCGGCCCGGACCTGCTGCTGGAGACCCCGGCGGGGATCCTGCCGCTGTCGGAGATGCTGCCCCAGGCCTTCGGGCCGGGCCACCTCAGCAAGTAA
- a CDS encoding ABC transporter permease: MTTPQTSAVDVNQPTLQPAAPTGRRLSWPVLLLVIAGALALTSIVRIITGADGITNVSQMSTALQLAVPIGLAGLGGLWAERAGVVNIGLEGMMILGTWFGAWAGFQWGPWTGVLVGIIGGCLGGLLHALVTVTFNVNHIVSGVAINILALGATRYLAPLAFEGHQGGSAKQSPAVESLGNFTVPGLSDALRDLNNQGWFFISDVAGLLGGLVTNVSWLTLIAVALIPATWWILWRTSFGLRLRSCGENPVAAESLGVNVYKYKYIAVIISGGLAGLGGVFLSIVANPFYLEGQVSGRGFIGLAAMIFGNWMPGGLAIGAGLFGYTDSLNLRGGAENVHALLLLGALLLIIGAIWLVISKRYVQAAITAVIGALVFAWYAGTDEVPNQVVSATPYVITLVVLVLSAQRLRMPRANGLPYRKGQGK; the protein is encoded by the coding sequence ATGACCACCCCGCAGACTTCAGCGGTCGATGTCAACCAGCCCACGCTGCAGCCCGCGGCTCCGACGGGCCGCCGCCTGTCGTGGCCCGTCCTGCTGCTGGTCATCGCCGGAGCGCTGGCGCTGACCTCGATCGTCCGCATCATCACCGGCGCCGACGGCATCACCAACGTCAGCCAGATGTCCACCGCCCTCCAGCTCGCCGTGCCGATCGGCCTCGCCGGTCTCGGCGGTCTGTGGGCCGAGCGGGCGGGAGTCGTCAACATCGGCCTCGAGGGCATGATGATCCTCGGCACCTGGTTCGGCGCCTGGGCCGGCTTCCAGTGGGGCCCGTGGACCGGTGTCCTGGTCGGCATCATCGGCGGCTGCCTGGGCGGCCTGCTGCACGCCCTCGTCACCGTCACCTTCAACGTCAACCACATCGTCTCCGGTGTGGCCATCAACATCCTCGCCTTGGGCGCCACCCGCTACCTCGCGCCCCTCGCCTTCGAGGGCCACCAGGGCGGCTCCGCCAAGCAGTCCCCGGCGGTCGAATCCCTCGGCAACTTCACGGTGCCGGGGCTGTCCGACGCGCTGCGCGACCTCAACAACCAGGGCTGGTTCTTCATCTCGGACGTCGCCGGTCTGCTCGGCGGCCTGGTCACCAACGTCTCCTGGCTGACCCTGATCGCCGTGGCCCTGATCCCCGCCACCTGGTGGATCCTGTGGCGCACCTCCTTCGGCCTGCGCCTGCGCTCCTGCGGCGAGAACCCGGTCGCGGCCGAATCCCTCGGCGTGAACGTCTACAAGTACAAGTACATCGCCGTGATCATCTCCGGCGGCCTGGCCGGCCTCGGCGGCGTCTTCCTGTCCATCGTGGCCAACCCCTTCTACCTGGAGGGCCAGGTCAGCGGCCGCGGCTTCATCGGCCTCGCCGCGATGATCTTCGGCAACTGGATGCCGGGCGGCCTCGCCATCGGCGCCGGCCTGTTCGGCTACACCGACAGCCTCAACCTGCGCGGCGGTGCCGAGAACGTCCACGCCCTGCTGCTGCTCGGCGCGCTCCTGCTGATCATCGGCGCCATCTGGCTCGTGATCTCCAAGAGGTACGTCCAGGCCGCGATCACCGCGGTCATCGGCGCCCTGGTGTTCGCCTGGTACGCGGGCACCGACGAGGTCCCGAACCAGGTCGTCTCCGCCACGCCGTACGTCATCACGCTCGTCGTCCTCGTGCTGTCCGCGCAGCGCCTGCGCATGCCGAGGGCGAACGGCCTGCCGTACCGGAAGGGCCAGGGCAAGTGA
- a CDS encoding ABC transporter permease: protein MKKFDKERVLLAVAGPVIALAVAFVLSAIVLVASGKSPVEPYTLMFEQASFSDIQVLIINQASMYYIAALAVAIGFRMNLFNIGVDGQYQLAAMMAAIVGAHANLPAALQIPLLLLTAVCTGAFWSGIAGVLKVTRGVSEVVATIMLNAIATSVIAYLWLPNVFGVKVGNNNTTGEMHESGWVPGIDMGDAGEIYGLVFLAVLLGVGYWVVLNRTRFGFDLRASGASETAAAASGVDPKRMVLTAMLISGGIAGLAGLPILLGDTHTYSLNFPTGIGFLGIGIALLGRNSPVGIAFAALLWAWLDKASPELDFHDYDKEIAVIMQGLIVLSVVVSYEAVREWGLRRQQRRVGAELAAGNVLGADNNTTKEVAGR from the coding sequence ATGAAGAAGTTCGACAAGGAGCGCGTGCTCCTCGCGGTGGCCGGACCGGTCATCGCGCTCGCCGTGGCCTTCGTGCTCAGCGCGATCGTGCTGGTCGCCTCCGGCAAGAGCCCGGTCGAGCCGTACACCCTGATGTTCGAGCAGGCCTCGTTCTCCGACATCCAGGTCCTGATCATCAACCAGGCGTCGATGTACTACATCGCGGCCCTCGCGGTCGCCATCGGCTTCCGGATGAACCTGTTCAACATCGGCGTCGACGGCCAGTACCAGCTCGCCGCCATGATGGCCGCCATCGTCGGCGCCCACGCGAACCTGCCGGCGGCGCTCCAGATCCCGCTGCTGCTCCTCACCGCGGTCTGCACCGGTGCCTTCTGGTCCGGCATCGCCGGTGTCCTCAAGGTGACCCGCGGCGTCAGCGAGGTCGTCGCGACGATCATGCTGAACGCGATCGCCACGTCGGTCATCGCCTACCTGTGGCTGCCGAACGTCTTCGGCGTCAAGGTCGGCAACAACAACACCACCGGCGAGATGCACGAGTCCGGCTGGGTCCCCGGCATCGACATGGGTGACGCCGGCGAGATCTACGGCCTGGTCTTCCTCGCCGTCCTGCTCGGCGTCGGCTACTGGGTCGTCCTCAACCGCACCCGCTTCGGCTTCGACCTGCGCGCTTCCGGCGCCTCGGAGACGGCCGCCGCGGCCAGCGGTGTCGACCCCAAGCGCATGGTGCTCACCGCCATGCTGATCTCCGGCGGCATCGCGGGCCTCGCCGGCCTGCCGATCCTGCTCGGCGACACCCACACCTACAGCCTGAACTTCCCCACCGGCATCGGCTTCCTCGGCATCGGCATCGCCCTGCTCGGCCGCAACAGCCCCGTCGGCATCGCGTTCGCCGCCCTGCTGTGGGCCTGGCTCGACAAGGCATCGCCCGAGCTGGACTTCCACGACTACGACAAGGAGATCGCGGTCATCATGCAGGGCCTGATCGTGCTCTCGGTCGTCGTCTCCTACGAGGCCGTACGCGAGTGGGGCCTGCGCCGCCAGCAGCGCCGGGTCGGCGCGGAGCTGGCCGCCGGCAACGTCCTCGGCGCCGACAACAACACCACGAAGGAGGTGGCAGGCCGATGA
- a CDS encoding ABC transporter ATP-binding protein gives MTAVELAGITKRFPGVVANHDIHLTVRKGTVHALVGENGAGKSTLMKILYGMQKPDEGTIAVNGEQVTFSSPADAIVRGIGMVHQHFMLADNLTVLENVVLGSEKLYGIGAKARRKIKELSERYGLGVEPDRLVEELGVAARQRVEILKVLFRGATTLILDEPTAVLVPQEVDALFDNLRELKAEGLSVIFISHKLGEVLSVADEITVIRRGTTVGTAVPSETTPRQLAEMMVGSELPTPETAESTVTDRPVITVDKLRLETAGGKALLDDITFTIHAGEVLGIAGVEGNGQTELVDALIGLRHADSGTIKLIDEEITGWATRKRREQGIGYIPEDRHRHGLLLEAPLWENRILGHVTEKPNAKGVWLDPKAAQADTRRIVEAYDVRTPGIDVTAASLSGGNQQKLIVGREMSHKPRFLIAAHPTRGVDVGAQAAIWDHIREARREGLAVLLISADLDELIGLSDTLRVIYNGKLVADADPATITPEELGSAMTGAATGHLEHEETPETPADTPETPDLRKSPESGEDEAR, from the coding sequence GTGACCGCCGTCGAACTCGCCGGGATCACTAAGCGTTTCCCGGGCGTCGTGGCCAACCACGACATCCACCTCACCGTCCGCAAGGGCACCGTCCACGCCCTCGTCGGCGAGAACGGCGCCGGCAAGTCGACGCTGATGAAGATCCTCTACGGCATGCAGAAGCCGGACGAGGGCACCATCGCGGTCAACGGCGAGCAGGTCACCTTCTCCTCGCCGGCCGACGCCATCGTCCGCGGCATCGGCATGGTGCACCAGCACTTCATGCTCGCCGACAACCTCACCGTCCTCGAGAACGTCGTGCTGGGCAGCGAGAAGCTGTACGGCATCGGCGCCAAGGCCCGCCGGAAGATCAAGGAGCTCTCCGAGCGCTACGGCCTCGGCGTGGAGCCCGACCGGCTGGTCGAGGAGCTCGGCGTCGCCGCCCGCCAGCGCGTGGAGATCCTCAAGGTCCTCTTCCGCGGCGCCACCACGCTGATCCTCGACGAGCCGACGGCCGTCCTGGTGCCGCAGGAGGTCGACGCGCTCTTCGACAACCTGCGCGAGCTGAAGGCCGAGGGCCTGTCGGTCATCTTCATCTCCCACAAGCTGGGCGAGGTGCTGTCCGTCGCGGACGAGATCACCGTCATCCGCCGCGGTACGACGGTCGGTACGGCCGTCCCCTCCGAGACCACCCCGCGCCAGCTCGCCGAGATGATGGTGGGCAGCGAGCTGCCGACGCCCGAGACCGCGGAGTCGACGGTCACCGACCGCCCCGTCATCACGGTGGACAAGCTGCGCCTGGAGACGGCCGGCGGCAAGGCCCTGCTGGACGACATCACCTTCACCATCCACGCGGGCGAGGTCCTGGGCATCGCCGGCGTCGAGGGCAACGGCCAGACCGAGCTGGTCGACGCGCTGATCGGCCTCAGGCACGCCGACTCCGGCACGATCAAGCTGATCGACGAGGAGATCACCGGCTGGGCCACCCGCAAGCGTCGCGAGCAGGGCATCGGCTACATCCCCGAGGACCGCCACCGCCACGGCCTGCTCCTGGAGGCCCCCCTCTGGGAGAACCGCATCCTCGGCCACGTCACCGAGAAGCCCAACGCCAAGGGCGTATGGCTGGACCCGAAGGCCGCGCAGGCGGACACCCGCCGCATCGTCGAGGCGTACGACGTGCGCACCCCCGGCATCGACGTCACCGCCGCCTCCCTGTCCGGCGGCAACCAGCAGAAGCTGATCGTCGGCCGCGAGATGAGCCACAAGCCGCGCTTCCTGATCGCCGCGCACCCGACCCGTGGTGTGGACGTCGGCGCGCAGGCCGCCATCTGGGACCACATCCGCGAGGCCCGCCGCGAGGGCCTGGCCGTACTGCTGATCTCCGCCGACCTGGACGAGCTGATCGGCCTGTCCGACACCCTCCGCGTGATCTACAACGGCAAGCTGGTCGCCGACGCCGACCCGGCCACCATCACGCCGGAGGAGCTGGGCTCGGCCATGACCGGTGCCGCCACCGGCCACCTGGAACACGAAGAGACCCCCGAGACCCCGGCAGACACCCCCGAGACTCCCGACCTTCGCAAGTCTCCCGAGTCTGGTGAAGACGAGGCCCGCTGA
- a CDS encoding BMP family protein, translating to MRRITRITVAGAATASLALALSACGGTSTSASSSESKGDKGLAIAYDVGGKGDQSFNDAAYAGLEQAKKEFQYDTADLEPTEGETDADKEQRLVSLAKQGYNPVIGVGYAYATAVKAAAERFPDTTFGIVDDSTVEAKNVADLVFSEEEASYLAGVAAAKSTKTNTVGFVGGVDIPLIHKFQAGFEQGVKDTDPKVKVLSQYLTQTAEEGGFSSPDKGKSAAEGQIEKKADVVYAAAGLSGQGVIEAAAANKVWAIGVDSDQYKQEALAKYKDSILTSAMKDVAKAVYTLAKSVEDGKPETGIVRGDLKTGQVSLSNSNPKFADDTEVQEAIKTAKEKIVKGEIKVKTS from the coding sequence ATGCGCCGGATTACCCGGATCACGGTCGCAGGCGCAGCGACCGCCTCTCTGGCCCTCGCGCTCTCCGCCTGCGGCGGCACCTCGACCTCGGCCTCGTCGTCGGAGTCGAAGGGCGACAAGGGCCTCGCCATCGCGTACGACGTCGGCGGCAAGGGCGACCAGTCCTTCAACGACGCCGCGTACGCGGGCCTGGAGCAGGCGAAGAAGGAGTTCCAGTACGACACCGCCGACCTCGAGCCCACCGAGGGCGAGACGGACGCCGACAAGGAGCAGCGACTGGTGTCGCTGGCCAAGCAGGGCTACAACCCGGTGATCGGCGTCGGCTACGCGTACGCCACCGCCGTGAAGGCCGCCGCGGAGCGGTTCCCCGACACCACCTTCGGCATCGTCGACGACTCCACGGTCGAGGCGAAGAACGTGGCCGACCTGGTCTTCTCCGAGGAGGAGGCCTCGTACCTGGCCGGTGTCGCCGCCGCCAAGAGCACCAAGACGAACACGGTCGGCTTCGTGGGCGGCGTGGACATCCCGCTCATCCACAAGTTCCAGGCCGGCTTCGAGCAGGGCGTCAAGGACACCGACCCCAAGGTCAAGGTCCTCTCCCAGTACCTCACGCAGACCGCGGAGGAGGGTGGCTTCTCCAGCCCCGACAAGGGCAAGTCGGCCGCCGAGGGCCAGATCGAGAAGAAGGCCGACGTCGTCTACGCGGCCGCCGGTCTGTCCGGCCAGGGTGTCATCGAGGCCGCCGCCGCCAACAAGGTGTGGGCGATCGGCGTCGACTCCGACCAGTACAAGCAGGAAGCCCTTGCCAAGTACAAGGACTCCATCCTGACCTCGGCGATGAAGGACGTCGCCAAGGCGGTCTACACCCTGGCGAAGTCGGTCGAGGACGGTAAGCCCGAGACCGGTATCGTTCGTGGCGATCTGAAGACCGGCCAGGTGAGCCTGTCGAACTCCAACCCGAAGTTCGCGGACGACACCGAGGTCCAGGAAGCCATCAAGACGGCCAAGGAGAAGATCGTCAAGGGCGAGATCAAGGTCAAGACGAGCTGA